The genomic stretch CTCGCCGCCGCGGTGTACGGCGGCTCGGAGGGGCTGCGGACGCTCGTCGTCGAGGCGTGGGCGCCGGGCGGCCAGGCGGGCACGAGCACGCGCATCGAGAACTACCTCGGGTTCCCGACCGGCATCTCCGGCGCCGATCTGACGCGCAAGGCCACGCTGCAGGCCCGCCGCTTCGACGCGGTCCTGTCGAGCTTCCACCGGGCGGTCGAGCTCGCGGACGGGCCGGAAGGGCTCGTGCGCATCGACCTCGACGACGGCCAGCACGTCCTCGCCCGCACCGTGGTCCTGGCGACCGGCGCGCGCTGGCGCGAACTGCGGGCCGAGGGCGTCGAGCGCTTCCGGGGCGCCGGCGTCTACCACGCGGCCATGGCGACCGACGCCGAGCGCTGCCGCGGCGAGGACGTCATCGTCGTCGGCGGAGGCAACTCGGCGGGCCAGGCGGCGATGTACCTGGCCGCACGCGCGCGCAGCGTGCGGATCGTCGTGCGCGGCCCGGGCCTCGCGGCCTCGATGTCGCACTACCTCGTCGAGCGCATCGAGCGGTCCCGGACCGTCGAGGTGCTGACCGAGACCGAGGTGGCGGCGATCCACGGCAACGGCACGGTGGAGTCGGTGGTCCTGCGCGACCGGCGCGACGGCGCCGAGCAGCGGGTGCCGTCGACCGCGGTGTTCGTGATGATCGGCGCGGACCCGTGCACGGAGGCGGTCGCCGGCATGCTCGCGCTCGACGAGGCCGGCTACGTCATCTGCGGGGCCGGCGCGACGCGGTGCGCCGGCCATCTCGGCTGGCCGCTGCAGGACCGCGAGCCGCACCTGCTCGAGACCGTCCGTCCCGGGGTGTTCGCCGCGGGCGACGTCCGCGCCGGGGCGGCCAAGCGGGTCGCGAGCGCCGTCGGGGACGGCTCCCTCGTCGTCCGCTTCGCCCACGACGTCCTGAACGCCTGAGCGGTCGGCGCGGCACTGGTGTGCGCCGGGCGTCGCGTCCGCCGTCTCGGGACAATGGGGAGCAGGTGACCCGCGCGACGACGACCGGACGGGACGGAGACCGCCCCGGGCGCGTGCGCGCCGGCTTCCGTCGCGGTGCGGCGCTCGTCGCGCTCGTCGTGGTGGTGGCGGCCCTGGCGCTCGTCGTCGTCACGACCCTGCCGAGCCGCGGATCGGGCCAGCCGGGCCACGGCCCCGACGTGCGCACTCAGCGGCCCGAGCGGGCCGGCCCGTCGCCGCAGGCGCTGCGCGCGTTCGCCGACCGGATCGCGGCGGGCTGGATGGGCCGGCGCAGCGAGTCCGGGCTGTTCGTCGACCCGATCACGGGCGGCGGGCGGCATGGCTTCGGGCAGGTCATGCTCGGCCAGGCGCTGATGCAGGCCGGCCGGCGCCGCGGCGACGACGCGATGCTGCGCGCCGGGGTGATCGCGGTGACGCGCAGCCTGCGGCGCAGCCTCCACGCGGGCGGCGCGGAGAACCCCCTCGGGCTGCTCGGGACCGTCTCGGCGTACCGCTGGGCGCGCGCGAACATCCGCCACCGCGCGGTCTTCCGGCGCGCCGAGCCGGTGTGGCGCCACCTGCTCGAGCAGTGGAGCGGCGGCGACGTCGGCCCGAAGGCGCAGCGCTGCTTCCACGACCCCACCTGCTGGGACAACTACAAGGCGATCGAGGCGGCCGGCGTGCTCGCGCTGGCGCAGACGCGGCTGCACGGCGCGACCGCCGCCTCGACGCTGTCGCAGCCCGTGGCGCGCACGGACGCGGTCGAGGTGCTCGAGCGGCGCTTCGCGCAGGCCTCCGGCCGCGCGGCGTCCTACCGGACCGCGGGCGCGAAGGACGCGGCCGGCGCCGGGCTCGGCGTCAACTCCGACCAGCCGACGTATCCGCTCGCCTACCAGGCGATGACCGCGATGGCCCTCGCCTCCGCGCTCGAACTGCCGAAGCACCGGCCGGGGCGCGGGGCGGTGCGCGCGTTCGCCCGCGTGATGCAGACCCAGGCGGCGATCGCCGCGCCGGACGGCGACGTCGCGTGGCTCGGCCGCGCGCAGGGGCAGAGCTGGGCGCTCGCCGCCACCGTCTACGCCGCTCGGGTGTGCACGCGCCGGTTCGCGCGGTCGCGTCCGGCGCTCGCCGGGACCTGCGCGACGCTGGCCGGCCGGGCGTTCGGGCGCCTGAGGGCCCGCCACGGCATCGGCCGCGACGGCCTGAACATCGTCCCGCGGTTTCGCACCTCGCCGGTCGACGCGCGCGGCCTGGACCGCTACGCGCGGATGATGACCTTCAACGGCCTGACGGCGGCGTTCCTCGACTGGGCGGCCGACGTCCCCGAGCCGGCGCGGCCCGTCCGTCCGGTCGCGCTGCCCCTCGACCGCGACGGGGCGTTCCGTGACCCCGATCATGCGCGGCTCGCGATCGCCCGGTCCCGGGACCTCTGGTTCGCGGTGCACGAGGTGGGGCCGATCGGGGTGTTCGACCCGCGCTACGGGTTCGGCCTGATCGCGGCCAAGGTGCGGCGCGACGGACGGTGGCGCGACCTGCTGACCGCCCCGCCCATCACCCCGGTCGGCAGCGTCCCCGCCGACACGGCGGGCCCGCTGCTCGAGCTCGGCGCGGCCACCGCCACGCCGTGGGGAAGGTCGACCACGGTCAGCCGGTCAGGCCGGACGGTCGTCGTGCGGGGCGGCTTTCAGTGGCCCGACGGCTCGTGGGCCCGCGAGGGCGCCATGTTCACGTACCGCGCGCTCGGCGACGGCGTGTCGTTGACGGTCCGGGCGCGCGGCGGCGACACGCTCACGTTCCAGGACTGGGCGCCGGCCGGGAGGCGCCGGCTGCACGAGCGCGGCCGGGCGCTCGTGCTGCCGGGCGCCGTCGCGCGCCTGTCGATCCGCCCGCGGGCCGTCGCCTGCGACGGCCGCTACGGCTCCGCGTACGACCGCGTCGTGCAGAGCTGCCGGCGGACGGTGACGCTCCCCGCGAGCGGCGTGGTGCGCTGGTCGATCCGCGCGCGCTGAGCCTCACGGCGCGAGCATCACCCCGATGCTGCCCATCGTCTCGCCGTTGCCCGAGCCGTCGGGGTAGCGCCCGAAGTCGGCCACGACGAGGTCCGGACGGGCGTTGTCGTCGAGGGTGGCCGACGCCAGTCCGCGCGGGCCGGCGCCCGCCGCCTGGTGGACGGCGCCCGCGAGTCCTCCGCCGCCCGTGCCGAGCAGCAGCGACACGTTGTCGGAGACGAAGTTCGACAGGGCGACGTCCGGACGGCCGTCGGCGTCGAAGTCCGCCACCGCGACCCCGGTCGGGTTCTGGCCGAGCGGGTCGCCGCCGGCGGACGGGTACGTGGCGCTCGTGAACGTCGGCGCCGCGGGGGTCGTCGTCGTGTTGCGCACCACCGTCACGCTGCCCTGGACGTGGTTGGCGACCACGATGTCGGCGCGGCCGTCGTCGTCGACGTCGGCCACCTGCACGTCGAGCGGATAGCGATCCGACGGCGTGCCGAGCACGGTCTGCGGCGCCGCGAACGACGCCGTGGTGACACCCGACGCCGTGGTGTTGCGCAGCACGGTCACCGTGCCGTCGCCGAGGTTGCCCACCACGACATCGGGCTTGAGGTCGCCGTCGAGGTCGCCGACGGCCACCGATCCGGCGTCCGTGCCGCCGGACGGGACCTGCTGCGGCGCGGCGAAGCGCGGCGGCGCGGCGGCCCCGCGGTTGAGCGTCACGGACGCGTACCCCGTCGAGGACGGTCCCGTGGAGCTCGCCGTGACGAGGTCCGGATAGCCGTCGTCGTTGAGGTCGCCGGCGGCGATGTCCGCCGCACCGGGCCCGGTGGCGGAGAAGCTCGCGCTCGAGCTCAGACCGCCGGCGCCGGTGCTGGGAATCAGCGCGACGGCGTCGTCGCCGGCCCCGTTCTGCGTCCGCGACAGCGACACGGCGACGTCGGGAAAGCCGTTGCCGTCGAAGTCCGACGTCACCGCGCCCGTCGGATCGGCGCTCGTGCCGAGGGCGACCGACGCCGCGGCGCCGAACGTGCCGTTCGGATGGCCCGGGGAGCTCAGGCTCCCGGCGCGCACCTGGACGTCGTCCGCCGCGCCCGGGTCCAGCGCGTCCTCGGGCACCGCCGCGTCCTGCGCGCCGTCGCCGTTGAAGTCGGCGAGCCCGACGCCCACGGGATGGGAGGTGGCGGGGTACTGGACGACCGCCCGGAACGGGGAGGACGGCGTGCCGCCGCCACCGCCGGACGACGAGCCGCCGCCCGACGACGAGCCGCCCGCCGGAGGCACCTCGGTGAAGCCGCGAGGCGGCTCAGGCGCCGGCGGCGGCGTGGGCGTCGTGGCGTTGAACGTGACGATGAGCGCCCGCTTGGGCTCGACCTTCGTCGCGTCGATGATCAGGTTGCACACGTAGCCGCGGATGCCGTGGTTGTCGCCGGTCGTGCCGCCCGTGCAGCCCTGCCACGACGCGAGCTCCGACGCGACGCCGGCGTGCGCCTCGATGCGCACCCTCTGGCCCGACGTGTAGAAGGCGGAGCACGTCGTCCGGCAGATCTGGCCGCCGTCGCCCTGGAAGTAGACGAGGCCCACGCCCGTGCCCGCGAAGCGAACCTCGACCGGAGCGCCGGGCACGGTGTCGCCCGACACGCGCGGCGTCTCGATGGCGGCCTGGGACGCGGCGTTGGTGGTGTCCGCGATGACGACGCGGTGGCGCGAGATGCGCGGCGCCGACACGTTGCCGAACTTCGCCTCCTGCTGCGCCGAGGCGGCGTAGCGGTCGGGCACGGCGTCCGGCAGCACGCCGACGACCTTCGCCCACCGGCGGGCGAGCGCCGGGTTGCGGAGATCGCGGGCGATGAACTGCGTGGCCAGCGGGCTGCGCTTCGTCGCCTGGAAGGCGTTGCGGTCTCCGACGGTGCCGTACAGCATGCGCAGCACGGTCATGGCGCGACCGCTCACACGCGTGCCGGCGGTGTGCAGCTTCACGGTGCGCGCCGTCGCCCGTCCCTTGGACGCGAGCTCGCCGGTCGCGTCGACCGGGTTGTGCGCCGCCGACAGCGCCTGCGCCGCCTTCAGGGCGATGAGGTACTTCGACCAGTTGTGCAGCGCGGTGGAGATCGCGTTCGGCGTGCGGAAGATGTCCGCTCGGCCACCCTTGCCGACCCGGTGCACCCAGAACGACTTCACGACCGGGGAGGCGTTGGCGATCGTGAAGCGGACCGTGCCGCCGGTCTTCGGCCGGGAGCCGTCGCGGCGCCGCGCGATCAGGAAGACGACGTTCCGCAGGCGCGAGCTGCCGCCCGTCACGCGCGTCACGGCGACGCGCACGTCGGTGGTCTTCGCACGCGCGGACCACCCGCGCGACCCGGCGCGGACCTTCAGCCCGCCGACGTTCGCCCGGAAGATGCGGGCCCCGCCGCCGGCACGAGGCGCCTTCGTACGACCGATCCGGACCTGGGCGACGCCGTAGGTGAGGTCGCCCGAGCGCGGGAGGGGAAGCACGACGGACGTGCCGCGCGCCGCGGCGCGTGCGTCAGGCGCCGCGACGAGGGCGAGCAGCGAGGCCAGCGCCAGAGCGGCGAGGCACGCCGGCGTGGCGAGTCGGCGCGCGCAACGACCTGTCGCGCGACGAGGCGGAGACACCACTGAACATCACTTCCTTGCATTGCTGGACCGGGCGAGCCGGAGCTCGGGCGCGGCATGAAACCAGAACCTGGAGACGATTGGCCGAAATCGGACGAATGACCGATGCGGCGCCCGCGCGGGGCGGGGCCTCCGACGGCCGGCGCTGTCACGATCCCGGGATGGCCGCGACCGCCGCGATCCGCGCCCGCGTCACCGCGGAGCAGCCGCTGGGCGGCGCCCTGCGAGAGGACGTCGCCGAGCGTGCCGCGGCGCTCGGCGTCCTGGGGTGGGTGCGGGCGGCCGACGACGGCGGGCTCCAGGTCCATGCCGAAGGTGACGCCGCGTCCGTCGACGCGCTCGCCGCGTTCCTGAGCGAGGACGGCCGGACGGTCGATGTCGAGCGCGTCCGCCGCGAGGGCCACGAGCAGTTCGCGATCCGCGGGGTGCCGGCGGGCGTGTTCGTGGTGCAGCAGCACGCCGCGACCGCCCGCCACTTCGACCTGCGCCTCGAGGTCGGCGGGGTCATGCGCTCGTGGGCGGTGCCGAAGGGGCCGTCGCTCGACCCGGCCGTCAAGCGCCTCGCCGTCGAGGTCGAGGACCACTCGATGGGCCACAACGACTTCGAGGGCCGGCTCGGCGAGGGCGGCGTGATCGTCTGGGACCGCGGCGGCTACGAGCAGGGCGGCCGGGTGCCGTGGCCGGAGGCGCTCGACCGCGGGCACGCCGTCTTCGTCCTACACGGCGAGAAGCTGCGCGGGGGATTCGCGCTGCAGCGCACGCGCCCGGGGGAGAAGGCGCAGTGGCTGCTCGTCAAGCGCCGCGACGACGACGCGCGCCCCGGCTCGGACATCGCCGCCGAGGCGCCCGGATCGGTCGTCAGCGGCCGTACGCTCGACGAGGTCCTACGCGGATGAGCGGCGCCGCTCAGTCGTGCGGGCGCACCTGACCGCGGATCTCGCCCGCCGGGAACTGCATCGTGTGGATGTTGACGTACGTCCGGCCGGCCTTCATGGCCCGAACGGCCTGGGCGAACGTCTTGACGTTCCCGACGGCGGTGAACTGCTTGGCCGTCAGCCGGCCCGCGCGCGGGAGGCTGAACGGCTTCGTCGAGATCGAGATCAGGACGCCGCCGGCCTGACCGGGGCGGCCGAGGTGGATGTGCGAGGCCTGCGCCGGGCCGGTCAGGCCCTTCGCGGTGATCTCGTATCTGATCGACCTGCCGTTCGGCGCGATCGTGAACTCGGCGTGTCCCGTGGCCTTCGAGCTCGACTTCGGGACCTCCGAGCTGCCCTTCAGGGTCGCGTCGTACTTCTGCGACGACGCGGCGCCGGCCAGGCCGGCCGGGATCGCGGCAGCCAGGATGACCACGGCGACGAGCGGCTTGCGCGACATGCTTCCTCCTCCCGGTGGGTTGCCCTGCTACCGGCAGTGACGCCGGGTGGGGCCGGTTCCTTCCCGTTTGGCGCGGCGCCGCTCAGGCGCCGGTCGTCCGTACGATCGGCGCATGGTCCCTGAGGCGAAGCTCGAGCAGACGGAGGCGGGGCTGGTCCCCGCCGGGCACGGATGGTTCGTGTTGAACGCGCGCGAGGCGCGGTGGATCGACCGCCCGCGGCGCGGGGTCAACGTGCCGCTGACCGGCTGGACCGAGGAGGAGGCGGAGGGCTACTTCCCGCAGATCGGCGTCGCGATCGCCGTGCTCGGCCCCGGCGAGCCGATCGGCATGTACCACTGGGAGGCCGATGCCGAGGAGTTCGTCGTGCTCTCGGGCGAGCCGCTGCTGCTCGTCGAGGGCCAGGAGCGGGCGCTGCGCCGGTGGGACTTCGTGCACTGCCCGCCCGAGACGCGGCACATGATCGTCGGAGCCGGCGACGGACCCTGCGTGGTCCTCGCGATCGGCGCCCGGGGCCACCTCGACCAGGGCTGCAACGGCGGGGCGTACACGGTCGATCCGGTCGCGGTGCGCCACGGCGCCGGGGTGCGGGAGGAGACCGACGACGCGAGGGTCGCCTACGCCCACCTGCCGCCGCCCGGCCCGGTGCGCTACCGGGCGGGCTGGCTGCCGGAGGATTGAGACGGGCGCGCCAGCCCGGCCGGGCGGGGCGAGCCCACGGCGACCCCCGCCCGAGGTCGCGGCG from Capillimicrobium parvum encodes the following:
- a CDS encoding FG-GAP repeat domain-containing protein, whose amino-acid sequence is MSPPRRATGRCARRLATPACLAALALASLLALVAAPDARAAARGTSVVLPLPRSGDLTYGVAQVRIGRTKAPRAGGGARIFRANVGGLKVRAGSRGWSARAKTTDVRVAVTRVTGGSSRLRNVVFLIARRRDGSRPKTGGTVRFTIANASPVVKSFWVHRVGKGGRADIFRTPNAISTALHNWSKYLIALKAAQALSAAHNPVDATGELASKGRATARTVKLHTAGTRVSGRAMTVLRMLYGTVGDRNAFQATKRSPLATQFIARDLRNPALARRWAKVVGVLPDAVPDRYAASAQQEAKFGNVSAPRISRHRVVIADTTNAASQAAIETPRVSGDTVPGAPVEVRFAGTGVGLVYFQGDGGQICRTTCSAFYTSGQRVRIEAHAGVASELASWQGCTGGTTGDNHGIRGYVCNLIIDATKVEPKRALIVTFNATTPTPPPAPEPPRGFTEVPPAGGSSSGGGSSSGGGGGTPSSPFRAVVQYPATSHPVGVGLADFNGDGAQDAAVPEDALDPGAADDVQVRAGSLSSPGHPNGTFGAAASVALGTSADPTGAVTSDFDGNGFPDVAVSLSRTQNGAGDDAVALIPSTGAGGLSSSASFSATGPGAADIAAGDLNDDGYPDLVTASSTGPSSTGYASVTLNRGAAAPPRFAAPQQVPSGGTDAGSVAVGDLDGDLKPDVVVGNLGDGTVTVLRNTTASGVTTASFAAPQTVLGTPSDRYPLDVQVADVDDDGRADIVVANHVQGSVTVVRNTTTTPAAPTFTSATYPSAGGDPLGQNPTGVAVADFDADGRPDVALSNFVSDNVSLLLGTGGGGLAGAVHQAAGAGPRGLASATLDDNARPDLVVADFGRYPDGSGNGETMGSIGVMLAP
- a CDS encoding FAD-dependent oxidoreductase; amino-acid sequence: MASVRHTGNVPGLDDELLYPRLSEEKLEGLARKGRRRSFEPGDVLYADGQRDAPFYVIERGLVEFVVHKPGKEILVARADARTFIGDIAVFTGEPTLTACVAAEPTDVIEFDRPGLRSLLGGSPEFGEMVLRTLLARRDWHEGEGYGVPRLIASRNSRRAFEVRDLLERNLLPVRWYDVDTDPDSAAMLEWLHIEPADTPVLVHGATVLRNPSAAQVARDLGLRAEVDGERFDLVVLGAGPAGLAAAVYGGSEGLRTLVVEAWAPGGQAGTSTRIENYLGFPTGISGADLTRKATLQARRFDAVLSSFHRAVELADGPEGLVRIDLDDGQHVLARTVVLATGARWRELRAEGVERFRGAGVYHAAMATDAERCRGEDVIVVGGGNSAGQAAMYLAARARSVRIVVRGPGLAASMSHYLVERIERSRTVEVLTETEVAAIHGNGTVESVVLRDRRDGAEQRVPSTAVFVMIGADPCTEAVAGMLALDEAGYVICGAGATRCAGHLGWPLQDREPHLLETVRPGVFAAGDVRAGAAKRVASAVGDGSLVVRFAHDVLNA
- a CDS encoding acylphosphatase, coding for MAATAAIRARVTAEQPLGGALREDVAERAAALGVLGWVRAADDGGLQVHAEGDAASVDALAAFLSEDGRTVDVERVRREGHEQFAIRGVPAGVFVVQQHAATARHFDLRLEVGGVMRSWAVPKGPSLDPAVKRLAVEVEDHSMGHNDFEGRLGEGGVIVWDRGGYEQGGRVPWPEALDRGHAVFVLHGEKLRGGFALQRTRPGEKAQWLLVKRRDDDARPGSDIAAEAPGSVVSGRTLDEVLRG
- a CDS encoding cupin domain-containing protein, yielding MVPEAKLEQTEAGLVPAGHGWFVLNAREARWIDRPRRGVNVPLTGWTEEEAEGYFPQIGVAIAVLGPGEPIGMYHWEADAEEFVVLSGEPLLLVEGQERALRRWDFVHCPPETRHMIVGAGDGPCVVLAIGARGHLDQGCNGGAYTVDPVAVRHGAGVREETDDARVAYAHLPPPGPVRYRAGWLPED
- a CDS encoding CHRD domain-containing protein, whose translation is MSRKPLVAVVILAAAIPAGLAGAASSQKYDATLKGSSEVPKSSSKATGHAEFTIAPNGRSIRYEITAKGLTGPAQASHIHLGRPGQAGGVLISISTKPFSLPRAGRLTAKQFTAVGNVKTFAQAVRAMKAGRTYVNIHTMQFPAGEIRGQVRPHD